The following are encoded together in the Gordonia insulae genome:
- a CDS encoding YbaB/EbfC family nucleoid-associated protein — MSIGCSADLATTLDTVTQPFDPSALFGGGEGGDNPMAGLLAQAQQMQEQLLTAQNEIAAAEVTGSAGNGLVTVTGNGTGEVTAVTIDPKVVDADDVETLQDLVLGALADLSTKREALAQEKMGPLAGGLGGGLPGLG, encoded by the coding sequence ATGTCGATCGGTTGCTCCGCTGACCTGGCGACTACCCTGGACACCGTGACTCAACCTTTCGACCCCAGCGCACTGTTCGGCGGCGGTGAAGGCGGCGACAACCCGATGGCGGGATTGCTCGCGCAGGCCCAGCAGATGCAGGAGCAGCTGCTCACCGCGCAGAACGAGATCGCGGCGGCCGAGGTGACCGGATCGGCCGGCAACGGCCTGGTGACGGTGACCGGAAACGGGACCGGTGAGGTCACCGCGGTGACCATCGATCCCAAGGTCGTCGACGCCGATGATGTCGAGACGCTGCAGGACCTGGTCCTCGGTGCGCTCGCCGATCTGTCGACCAAGCGTGAGGCGCTTGCTCAGGAGAAGATGGGACCGCTCGCCGGTGGGCTCGGCGGCGGTCTGCCCGGTCTCGGCTGA
- a CDS encoding pseudouridine synthase: protein MSRRRRRDPVAPLPPRDGVDATRVVLRSGPERTVGECLQETRSLAGLTIDALAARAARGEIVDGRGSPVDLDRPARRNTSVYLYRDLPDEPPIPFDLPILHADEHIVVVDKPHFLATMPRGRHVTQTALVRLRRELGTDLVSPAHRLDRLTAGVLLFTLRPEVRAAYQSLFADRLAVKEYRALAPVRTDLSTTTRVADRIEKTAGDLRACVVDGEVNAISDITLAEETDRGGIYHLRPHTGRTHQLRMHMASLGVGIVGDPLYPDVRPDLAERPDRGDFSRPLRLIAHSLAFDDPLTGEPRRFMSGRSVLDGE from the coding sequence CTGAGCCGCCGACGTCGCCGTGACCCGGTCGCGCCGCTCCCACCGCGCGACGGGGTCGATGCCACCCGCGTCGTCCTGAGGTCCGGGCCGGAACGCACGGTCGGGGAGTGCCTGCAGGAGACGCGTTCGCTGGCGGGCCTGACCATCGACGCCCTGGCCGCGCGGGCCGCCCGCGGGGAGATCGTCGACGGTCGGGGCAGTCCCGTCGACCTGGATCGGCCCGCCCGGCGCAACACCTCGGTGTATCTGTACCGGGACCTGCCCGACGAGCCGCCCATCCCGTTCGATCTGCCGATTCTCCATGCCGATGAGCACATCGTCGTCGTGGACAAACCGCACTTCCTGGCGACCATGCCGCGCGGCCGCCACGTCACCCAGACGGCCCTGGTCCGCCTGCGCCGGGAACTGGGTACCGACCTGGTGTCGCCGGCCCATCGGCTCGACCGGCTCACCGCGGGTGTGCTGCTGTTCACGCTGCGGCCGGAGGTGCGCGCCGCGTACCAGTCGCTGTTCGCCGACCGGCTCGCGGTGAAGGAGTACCGCGCGCTGGCGCCGGTCCGCACCGACCTCTCGACGACGACCAGGGTGGCCGATCGCATCGAGAAGACCGCCGGTGACCTGCGCGCCTGCGTCGTCGACGGGGAGGTCAACGCGATCAGCGACATCACCCTCGCCGAGGAGACCGACCGCGGGGGCATCTACCACCTGCGTCCGCACACCGGCCGGACCCACCAGCTGCGCATGCACATGGCGTCGCTGGGCGTCGGGATCGTCGGCGATCCCCTCTATCCCGACGTCCGGCCCGACCTCGCCGAGCGACCCGATCGCGGAGATTTCAGTCGGCCACTGCGGCTGATCGCCCACTCGCTCGCCTTCGACGATCCGCTCACCGGTGAACCGCGACGGTTCATGAGCGGGCGGTCGGTGCTGGACGGGGAGTGA
- a CDS encoding MurT ligase domain-containing protein, with protein MPDRVRTPMRTNVALAAASAARWASRTAGRGKGSMIGGLVAAKIDPKIMGRLAAGKRTALVTGTNGKSTTTRMTAAALSELGEVATQADGANMDAGIIATLTLHRPASICALEVDELHVPHVSDAVDPEVLVMLNLSRDQLDRVGEINMIERRLRDGIARHPATTVVANCDDVLITSAAFDAPKVVWVAAGAGWVGDSVSCPRTGEPIIRNGDDWHSSGDEQFRRPAPDWWFDDENLYGPDGFVSPMTLSVPGRANRGNAAQAVAAAVAMGADPAKAVAAVGTVGEVAGRYGIHQVGNHSVRTLLAKNPAGWQEALSMIDQDADGLVIAVNGQVPDGEDLSWLWDVRFEAFETMQVIAAGERAADLSVRLLYAGAEHTTIPNPMKAIESCPPGRVEVLANYTAFRDLGVALDRAERARGADLQRGSGQ; from the coding sequence ATGCCCGACCGCGTGAGAACACCGATGCGCACCAACGTCGCACTGGCCGCCGCATCCGCGGCACGCTGGGCGTCACGAACCGCAGGCCGCGGCAAGGGTTCGATGATCGGTGGCCTGGTCGCCGCGAAGATCGACCCGAAGATCATGGGCCGCCTCGCCGCGGGCAAACGTACCGCGCTGGTGACCGGCACCAACGGCAAGTCGACGACGACACGGATGACCGCGGCGGCGCTGTCCGAGTTGGGCGAGGTCGCCACCCAGGCCGACGGCGCCAACATGGACGCCGGCATCATCGCGACCCTCACCCTGCATCGCCCCGCATCCATCTGCGCGCTCGAGGTCGACGAGCTGCACGTGCCCCACGTCAGCGATGCCGTCGACCCCGAAGTCCTTGTGATGCTCAACCTCTCGCGCGACCAGCTCGACCGGGTCGGCGAGATCAACATGATCGAACGGCGCCTGCGAGATGGCATCGCCCGGCACCCGGCGACGACGGTCGTGGCCAACTGTGACGATGTGCTCATCACCTCGGCCGCCTTCGACGCACCCAAGGTCGTCTGGGTGGCCGCGGGCGCCGGCTGGGTCGGCGACTCGGTGAGTTGCCCACGCACCGGCGAACCGATCATCCGCAACGGCGACGACTGGCACTCCAGCGGCGACGAGCAGTTCCGCAGGCCGGCCCCCGATTGGTGGTTCGACGACGAGAATCTCTATGGACCAGATGGTTTCGTGTCGCCGATGACCCTGTCGGTACCCGGACGCGCGAACCGGGGCAATGCCGCGCAGGCAGTGGCCGCAGCGGTCGCGATGGGCGCCGATCCCGCGAAGGCGGTCGCCGCGGTCGGCACCGTCGGGGAGGTCGCCGGCCGCTACGGCATCCATCAGGTCGGCAACCACTCCGTGCGTACCCTGCTCGCCAAGAACCCCGCCGGATGGCAGGAGGCACTGTCGATGATCGACCAGGACGCCGACGGCCTGGTGATCGCGGTGAACGGGCAGGTCCCCGACGGCGAGGATCTCTCCTGGCTGTGGGACGTCCGGTTCGAGGCCTTCGAGACGATGCAGGTGATCGCGGCAGGCGAACGCGCCGCGGACCTGTCTGTACGACTGCTCTACGCAGGCGCCGAACACACCACCATCCCGAACCCGATGAAGGCGATCGAGTCCTGTCCACCGGGGCGGGTGGAGGTCCTGGCCAACTACACCGCGTTTCGCGACCTCGGCGTCGCCCTCGACCGTGCCGAGCGGGCGCGGGGCGCCGACCTGCAGAGAGGTTCGGGGCAGTGA
- a CDS encoding LLM class flavin-dependent oxidoreductase: MKKIGFLSFGHWSDAPGSQVRSGSDALLQSVDLAVAAEELGADGAYFRVHHFARQLASPFPLLAAAGAKTSRIELGTGVIDMRYENPLYMAEDAGAADLISGGRLQLGISRGSPEQVIDGYKYFGYVPEDDSSDAEMARRHADVFLQVIEGGGFAQPNPRPMFPNPPGPLPIEPRSPGLRERIWWGAGSRATAEWTAQQGMNLMSSTLLTEDTGVPFHKLQAEQIQRFRDAWAEAGHAREPRVSVSRSIFAIVDDRDRAYFGRGGTEDDQVGVIDNTVARFGRSYADEPDKLIEQLREDEAIAAADTLLLTVPNQLGVEYNAHVIESILTHVAPELGWR; this comes from the coding sequence ATGAAGAAGATCGGTTTCCTGTCGTTCGGCCATTGGTCGGACGCGCCGGGCTCGCAGGTCCGGTCCGGATCGGACGCGCTGTTGCAGTCCGTCGACCTGGCCGTGGCCGCCGAGGAACTCGGCGCCGACGGTGCCTACTTCCGGGTGCATCATTTCGCCCGGCAACTGGCATCACCCTTCCCGCTGCTGGCCGCCGCGGGCGCCAAGACCAGTCGCATCGAACTCGGCACCGGCGTCATCGACATGCGCTACGAGAACCCGCTGTACATGGCGGAGGATGCCGGTGCCGCCGACCTGATCTCGGGCGGGCGCTTGCAGCTCGGCATCAGCCGCGGCTCGCCGGAGCAGGTCATCGACGGCTACAAGTACTTCGGCTATGTGCCGGAGGACGATTCATCGGACGCCGAGATGGCCCGACGGCACGCGGATGTGTTCCTACAGGTCATCGAGGGCGGCGGATTCGCCCAGCCCAATCCGCGTCCGATGTTCCCGAATCCACCCGGACCACTGCCCATCGAGCCCCGGTCCCCCGGTCTCCGGGAGCGCATCTGGTGGGGTGCGGGTTCACGCGCAACCGCCGAATGGACGGCGCAGCAGGGGATGAACCTGATGAGTTCCACCTTGCTCACCGAGGACACCGGGGTGCCGTTCCACAAGTTGCAGGCCGAGCAGATCCAGCGCTTCCGCGACGCGTGGGCAGAGGCAGGACATGCCCGTGAACCGCGGGTGTCGGTGAGCCGCAGCATCTTCGCGATCGTCGACGACCGCGACCGCGCCTACTTCGGCCGGGGCGGAACGGAGGACGATCAGGTCGGCGTGATCGACAACACCGTCGCGCGGTTCGGACGCAGCTACGCCGACGAGCCGGACAAGCTGATCGAGCAGCTCCGCGAGGACGAGGCCATCGCCGCCGCCGACACCCTGCTGCTCACGGTGCCGAACCAGCTGGGCGTCGAGTACAACGCGCACGTCATCGAGTCGATCCTGACGCACGTCGCACCGGAGCTCGGCTGGCGCTGA
- a CDS encoding uracil-DNA glycosylase translates to MGYHSIGELDADLIECRACPRLVAWREQVAREKRAAFADQTYWGRPVPGFGPDDARVLILGLAPAAHGANRTSRMFTGDQSGDVLFRALHDVGLANQPVATSADDGMELFGVRMTAPVHCAPPQNKPTVAERDRCAHWLDAELHLLLPTLRSVVVLGAFGWQAGLRSFADLGWAVDRPRPRFTHGARTVIRLDDRELAVFGSYHVSQHNTFTGRLTPQMLRDVLGAAADHAGLTSRTRR, encoded by the coding sequence GTGGGCTACCACAGCATCGGCGAACTCGACGCCGATCTCATCGAGTGCCGGGCCTGTCCGCGGCTGGTCGCCTGGCGTGAGCAGGTGGCGCGGGAGAAGCGGGCGGCCTTCGCCGACCAGACCTATTGGGGACGCCCGGTGCCCGGCTTCGGCCCCGACGACGCGCGCGTGCTGATCCTCGGACTCGCGCCCGCCGCGCACGGCGCGAACCGGACGAGCCGGATGTTCACCGGCGACCAGAGCGGCGACGTACTGTTCCGCGCGCTCCACGACGTCGGGCTGGCCAATCAGCCGGTGGCGACGTCGGCGGACGACGGTATGGAGTTGTTCGGCGTGCGGATGACCGCACCGGTGCACTGTGCCCCGCCGCAGAACAAACCGACCGTCGCCGAACGTGACCGATGTGCGCACTGGCTCGATGCCGAACTCCATCTGCTCCTGCCGACGTTGCGGTCGGTGGTGGTGCTCGGCGCCTTCGGCTGGCAGGCCGGCCTGCGGTCCTTCGCCGACCTCGGCTGGGCGGTCGACCGGCCGCGGCCCAGGTTCACCCACGGTGCTCGCACGGTGATCCGGCTCGATGACCGGGAACTCGCGGTGTTCGGGAGTTATCACGTGAGCCAACACAATACGTTCACCGGACGGCTGACGCCGCAGATGCTCCGCGACGTACTCGGCGCGGCTGCCGACCACGCCGGCCTGACTTCGCGAACCCGTCGTTGA
- a CDS encoding uridine kinase family protein — protein sequence MIAATLDDQLDELAAEMVSGIVAIDGPSGAGKSTVADELVARLRARGTGVQLVRTDDFATWDDPVAWWPELETDVLQAFIRRHDYHYRPRVWRGGVPEPGKLVWLRWEPLLIIEGVSSARRRIAERLTYSLWLDGGPSAERLERAVARDGEESRPMLERWQQFERGWFAVDRTRERCRVLG from the coding sequence ATGATCGCTGCCACCCTCGACGATCAGCTCGACGAACTGGCCGCCGAGATGGTCTCGGGCATCGTCGCCATCGACGGACCGTCCGGGGCAGGCAAATCGACCGTGGCCGACGAACTGGTGGCGCGCCTTCGGGCCCGCGGCACCGGTGTACAACTCGTCCGCACCGATGATTTCGCCACCTGGGACGACCCCGTCGCCTGGTGGCCGGAGCTGGAAACCGATGTGCTGCAAGCCTTCATCCGCCGGCACGACTACCACTATCGCCCGCGCGTGTGGCGCGGCGGTGTACCCGAACCGGGCAAGCTCGTCTGGCTGCGCTGGGAGCCGTTGCTGATCATCGAGGGTGTGTCGTCGGCGCGGCGGCGGATCGCCGAACGACTCACGTACTCGCTGTGGCTCGACGGCGGTCCGTCGGCCGAACGTCTCGAGCGGGCGGTGGCCCGTGACGGCGAGGAATCCCGGCCGATGCTCGAGCGGTGGCAGCAGTTCGAGCGCGGGTGGTTCGCGGTGGATCGCACACGGGAGCGATGCCGGGTCCTGGGGTGA
- a CDS encoding isochorismatase family protein, translated as MTTPRRALIVVDVQQEYFDGPLQIQYPPRDDALANIVTALDAATSAGIPVAVVQHTYPDGTPVFAEGTAGWQLHPAIVEAAPTSAEYVRKQFGSVFAGTEVAAWLAGHDVDTITIVGFMANNCDIATAVEAEGLGLTSEILSDATGAIHLANEAGTVSAEALHQTLMVLLQSNFAAVATTADWRAALDSGSALPKSNLVSSAVEGRAALV; from the coding sequence ATGACCACACCACGCCGCGCACTGATCGTCGTCGACGTCCAGCAGGAGTATTTCGACGGGCCGCTGCAGATCCAGTACCCGCCGCGCGACGACGCGCTCGCGAACATCGTGACCGCGCTCGACGCCGCGACATCGGCGGGCATCCCGGTCGCCGTGGTCCAGCACACCTACCCCGACGGGACGCCGGTGTTCGCCGAGGGAACCGCCGGGTGGCAACTGCACCCGGCGATCGTCGAGGCCGCCCCGACCTCCGCTGAGTACGTGCGCAAGCAGTTCGGGTCGGTGTTCGCCGGCACCGAGGTCGCCGCCTGGCTCGCCGGACACGACGTCGACACCATCACCATCGTCGGGTTCATGGCCAACAACTGCGACATCGCGACCGCGGTGGAGGCCGAGGGACTCGGCCTGACCAGCGAGATCCTGTCGGATGCGACCGGCGCGATCCACCTCGCCAACGAGGCCGGGACGGTGTCCGCCGAAGCTCTGCACCAGACTCTGATGGTGCTGCTGCAGTCGAACTTCGCCGCGGTCGCGACCACCGCGGACTGGCGGGCGGCGCTCGATTCGGGCAGCGCACTCCCCAAGAGCAATCTGGTGAGTTCGGCCGTGGAGGGTCGCGCGGCCCTGGTGTGA
- the recR gene encoding recombination mediator RecR — protein MYEGPIQDLIDELAKQPGLGPKGAQRIAFHLLGVENNEIDRLIAALGRVRDDVTFCAECGNVSANRLCRICSDARRDATKICVVEEPKDVHAIERTKEFNGRYHVLGGALDPLSGIGPDQLRIRELLRRLANQEDGVDVTEIIVATDPNTEGEATATYLLRMLKDFPGLSVTRLASGLPMGGDLEFADELTLGRALSGRRVLA, from the coding sequence ATGTACGAGGGACCGATCCAGGATCTGATCGATGAACTGGCCAAGCAGCCGGGCCTCGGTCCGAAGGGTGCGCAACGGATCGCGTTCCATCTGCTGGGCGTCGAGAACAACGAGATCGATCGGTTGATCGCGGCCCTCGGCCGGGTGCGCGACGACGTCACCTTTTGCGCCGAGTGCGGCAACGTCTCCGCCAACAGGCTGTGCCGGATCTGCTCGGACGCGCGTCGCGATGCGACGAAGATCTGCGTCGTCGAGGAGCCGAAGGACGTCCACGCGATCGAACGCACCAAGGAATTCAACGGCCGGTACCACGTCCTCGGCGGGGCGTTGGACCCGTTGTCGGGGATAGGCCCCGATCAGCTGCGGATTCGCGAACTCCTGCGTCGCCTCGCCAACCAGGAGGACGGTGTCGACGTCACCGAGATCATCGTCGCGACCGACCCCAACACCGAGGGCGAGGCGACCGCCACCTACTTGCTGCGGATGCTCAAGGACTTTCCGGGGCTGTCGGTGACGCGACTCGCATCCGGACTCCCGATGGGTGGCGATCTGGAGTTCGCCGACGAACTGACACTGGGACGGGCGCTCTCCGGCCGGCGGGTGCTCGCGTAG
- a CDS encoding SRPBCC family protein: MGQVSATQSIDIAAEPDAVVAALADYTEVRPAILPSQYRDYAVISGGNGDGTVVHWILQATEKRQRDVKATVSVVPDTVTENDENSSMVTTYTVSKSGSGSSVTTTTTWTGAGGIGGFFEKTFAPKGLNRIQAELLGNLKKRLES, translated from the coding sequence GTGGGTCAGGTTTCCGCAACCCAGTCGATCGACATCGCCGCCGAGCCGGACGCCGTCGTCGCGGCACTGGCCGACTACACCGAGGTGCGCCCCGCGATCCTGCCGTCGCAGTACCGCGACTACGCGGTGATCAGCGGCGGAAACGGTGACGGCACCGTCGTGCACTGGATTCTGCAGGCCACCGAGAAGCGCCAGAGGGACGTCAAGGCGACCGTCAGCGTTGTCCCCGACACCGTCACCGAGAACGACGAGAACTCGTCGATGGTGACCACATACACAGTCTCGAAGTCCGGTTCGGGTAGTTCGGTCACCACCACCACGACGTGGACCGGGGCCGGCGGCATCGGCGGATTCTTCGAGAAGACGTTCGCGCCCAAGGGCCTCAACCGCATCCAGGCCGAACTCCTCGGCAACCTCAAGAAGCGTCTGGAGAGCTGA
- a CDS encoding alpha/beta hydrolase: MSQATAMSLEFPARVQRALMRGAGHLPPGLLRFVGQWGRVNADGDRLAPEMALTGWVAERLPAFALAGKSVEQARADVRANASTMAEKLPPMAVEEDLVIDGPGGPIPATRYRAEVDSAGIVVFFHGGGWVEGDRVSHDNLVRRLAISTGADIVSVDYRLAPEHRFPAAVDDALAAWRHAVATAPAWGVPTDRIAVAGDSAGGNLAAVVAQQVRGDDVTPCLQMLIYPVTDASTKRPSRLEFATGLYLTDEHMDWFLDNYVPDVEQRTDPRVSPLLADDLAGLAPAYVIVAGFDPLRDEGIAYADRLKEADVPVTLDRAGSLMHAFANMTLISPDARAAVDRIGAALAFALR; the protein is encoded by the coding sequence GTGAGTCAGGCCACAGCGATGTCGCTCGAGTTCCCCGCCCGCGTGCAGCGGGCCCTGATGCGCGGGGCGGGTCACCTTCCGCCCGGGCTGCTGCGCTTCGTCGGTCAGTGGGGACGCGTGAACGCCGACGGGGACCGGTTGGCGCCGGAGATGGCGTTGACCGGCTGGGTGGCCGAGCGTCTGCCCGCCTTCGCGCTCGCCGGGAAGTCGGTGGAGCAGGCCCGCGCCGATGTGCGGGCGAACGCGTCCACGATGGCGGAGAAGCTGCCGCCGATGGCGGTCGAGGAGGATCTCGTCATCGACGGCCCCGGCGGTCCGATCCCGGCGACGCGATATCGGGCGGAGGTCGATTCGGCCGGCATCGTCGTGTTCTTCCACGGTGGTGGCTGGGTGGAGGGCGACCGCGTCAGCCACGACAACCTCGTGCGTCGTCTCGCGATCTCCACCGGCGCGGACATCGTGTCGGTGGATTACCGGTTGGCGCCCGAGCACCGATTCCCCGCCGCGGTGGACGACGCGCTGGCCGCCTGGCGTCACGCCGTCGCCACGGCACCTGCCTGGGGTGTGCCGACCGATCGCATCGCCGTCGCCGGGGACAGCGCGGGCGGCAACCTCGCGGCGGTGGTCGCCCAACAGGTCCGCGGCGACGACGTCACGCCGTGTCTGCAGATGCTCATCTATCCGGTCACCGATGCCTCGACGAAGCGGCCGTCGCGGCTCGAGTTCGCGACCGGGCTCTACCTGACCGACGAGCACATGGACTGGTTCCTGGACAACTACGTTCCCGACGTCGAACAGCGGACCGATCCGCGGGTGTCGCCGCTACTTGCCGACGACCTCGCCGGCCTCGCACCCGCCTATGTGATCGTCGCCGGCTTCGACCCGCTCCGCGACGAGGGCATCGCCTACGCCGACCGATTGAAGGAGGCGGACGTCCCGGTGACCCTCGACCGGGCGGGCAGTCTCATGCACGCCTTCGCGAACATGACCCTGATCAGCCCGGACGCCCGGGCGGCCGTCGATCGGATCGGTGCGGCGCTCGCCTTCGCCCTGCGCTGA
- a CDS encoding alpha/beta fold hydrolase — protein sequence MPRDHSKPAGPTIEVTVSRIPARDPARRRGVLIGNPGGPGGDGIAMFSALPVPQAMRDEWDLVAVQPRGLLSATPVRCAPITESDTVSSLVSFGGMNRDRCDKADPGYVRTITTENTARDIESVRRALGVDKVSLYGISYGTLLMSTYATLFPQHTDRLVLDSGVDPSWVWNDVLAGQTSSYKRRTHEMMAWIAQRDNIYHLGRTPLAVYRSWSAKVTSEAGVPPSLAAPPARVGDVPPGLRAVAQQYIAGVDLTADARARAENLVATLLVPGGVQANSSLLGLTRMAAPDRNAWPLVALRTAGRARPPGQLPPDVVKILTNLQEMQNLIMCNENQAPAQPAQVPASVFANYIVGDIFDGPGLIYQSGMACAGAPAVTRPVAVSNRGLAVQPLQIQSVGDPQTPYRGSLEMQRRMRSHLITVGGGDHAQLGRKNGPLDGALVEYLRTGRTSVRAVPEPPITASLTTAPRTVLGR from the coding sequence GTGCCGCGCGATCACAGCAAACCCGCGGGTCCGACGATCGAGGTCACGGTCAGCCGTATCCCGGCCCGCGATCCCGCCCGCAGGCGCGGGGTGCTCATCGGCAATCCCGGCGGGCCGGGTGGTGACGGGATCGCCATGTTCTCCGCGTTGCCCGTCCCGCAGGCGATGCGTGACGAGTGGGATCTGGTCGCCGTGCAACCGCGCGGACTGCTGTCGGCCACGCCGGTGAGATGCGCACCGATCACCGAATCCGACACCGTCTCGTCCCTGGTGTCCTTCGGCGGCATGAACCGTGATCGCTGCGACAAGGCCGACCCGGGATACGTGCGCACCATCACCACCGAGAACACCGCACGCGACATCGAATCGGTCCGTCGCGCACTCGGCGTCGACAAGGTGAGTCTGTACGGCATCTCCTATGGCACGCTGCTGATGTCGACGTACGCCACACTCTTCCCGCAGCATACCGACCGCCTGGTACTCGACTCCGGCGTCGATCCGTCATGGGTCTGGAATGATGTGCTGGCCGGGCAGACGTCCTCCTACAAGCGTCGCACCCACGAGATGATGGCGTGGATCGCCCAGCGCGACAACATCTATCACCTCGGACGTACACCGCTCGCGGTGTACCGGTCGTGGAGTGCGAAGGTCACCTCCGAAGCCGGGGTACCGCCCTCGCTCGCCGCACCGCCCGCCCGGGTGGGCGACGTGCCGCCGGGTCTGCGTGCCGTGGCGCAGCAGTACATCGCCGGCGTGGATCTCACCGCGGATGCCCGTGCCCGGGCGGAGAACCTGGTGGCGACACTCCTCGTACCCGGTGGGGTGCAGGCGAACTCGTCGCTCTTGGGCCTGACACGGATGGCCGCACCGGACCGCAACGCCTGGCCGCTGGTGGCCCTGCGCACCGCCGGCCGGGCGCGGCCGCCCGGGCAACTGCCGCCCGACGTCGTGAAGATCCTGACGAATCTGCAGGAGATGCAGAACCTCATCATGTGCAACGAGAACCAGGCGCCGGCGCAGCCGGCGCAGGTCCCCGCGTCGGTGTTCGCCAACTACATCGTCGGCGACATCTTCGACGGTCCGGGCCTGATCTACCAGTCGGGTATGGCGTGCGCCGGCGCCCCGGCGGTCACCCGCCCGGTGGCCGTGTCCAATCGTGGACTCGCGGTGCAGCCCTTGCAGATCCAGAGTGTCGGCGATCCGCAGACGCCGTACCGTGGCTCACTCGAGATGCAACGTCGGATGCGCAGCCACCTGATCACCGTGGGCGGCGGTGACCATGCCCAGCTGGGACGTAAGAACGGTCCCTTGGACGGTGCCCTGGTCGAGTATCTGCGGACCGGCCGGACTTCCGTGCGTGCCGTACCCGAACCGCCGATCACCGCATCCCTCACCACGGCGCCACGCACCGTCCTCGGCCGATGA
- a CDS encoding type 1 glutamine amidotransferase, whose protein sequence is MSESTLRIGLVLPDVMGTYGDGGNALVLRQRALMRGIDAEIVQITLDDEVPDSLDVYTLGGAEDYAQRLATRHLTRYPGLQRAAAAGRPVLAICAAIQVLGHWYETSAGERVEGISLFDLTTAPQATRSIGELVTEPAVDGLQAPLSGFENHRGGTTLGSDARPLARVRHGVGNGVGDGTEGVIQGTALGTYMHGPALARNPELADHLLQRAMGVDSLSPLHLPQVERLRKERLAAGRRG, encoded by the coding sequence GTGAGCGAATCGACCCTCCGGATCGGCCTGGTCCTGCCCGACGTCATGGGCACCTACGGGGATGGCGGCAACGCGTTGGTCCTGCGCCAGCGCGCATTGATGCGCGGCATCGACGCCGAGATCGTGCAGATCACCCTCGACGACGAGGTGCCCGACTCGCTGGACGTGTACACCCTCGGCGGTGCCGAGGACTACGCCCAACGCCTGGCCACGCGGCATCTCACCCGCTACCCAGGACTCCAGCGGGCCGCCGCCGCTGGCCGGCCGGTCCTGGCCATCTGCGCGGCCATCCAGGTACTCGGCCACTGGTACGAGACGTCGGCCGGCGAACGCGTGGAAGGGATCTCGCTGTTCGACCTCACCACCGCACCCCAGGCGACGCGCAGCATCGGCGAGCTGGTCACCGAGCCGGCCGTCGATGGCCTGCAGGCACCCTTGAGCGGATTCGAGAACCACCGCGGCGGAACGACTCTCGGATCCGACGCGCGGCCACTGGCCCGCGTCCGGCATGGTGTCGGGAACGGGGTCGGCGACGGCACCGAGGGTGTCATCCAGGGCACGGCACTCGGGACGTACATGCACGGACCGGCGCTGGCCCGCAATCCTGAGCTCGCCGATCATCTCCTGCAACGCGCGATGGGTGTGGATTCGCTTTCCCCGCTGCATCTTCCACAGGTGGAGCGACTGCGCAAGGAACGCCTCGCGGCCGGGCGACGCGGCTGA